One genomic segment of Cololabis saira isolate AMF1-May2022 chromosome 22, fColSai1.1, whole genome shotgun sequence includes these proteins:
- the tmem200ca gene encoding transmembrane protein 200C, whose product MIATGGLLRINARRQDSLRSKPHKPHPPKKKNKRPREVVVVKGKLKLCSVPGFVAILGILVLLVGGVMAALGYWPRDGLFLSALPQGDTAMASVLSSSSTPALADAQQEWRVEESKGDGGKGGSKGFNQTNTINGTTPRALPGFLEDFLDRYLYSDRLKVFGPLVMGIGIFLFICANAVLHENRDRKTKVINLRDIYSTVIDHHTHQKPASSGSTHSNPLNGLVNYVQSKSLETKTRMNLPSPLTRQEAGRAAGAGDGGGVFSIYQDPLDALPPSSSYSPPNISCWLSHQKEVLSSFTLPLHRSRPLSPPRRHSMWGGSRRGWGGVNGGEEEEWRMWGDRQEEKVCVRPPLPGCSPIPPSCRLLQELSSGGSQALLLLNPSHLSLSSLSHLLSSPSSPPAHPHRRLSLPTCSTNVGYSSLSPKEESCDWSSSLGGAGMSQAVTSQVIIPDWQGLQVRGEEEEG is encoded by the exons ATGATTGCGACAGGCGGTTTGCTGAGGATCAATGCACGGCGCCAGGATTCGCTGAGGTCCAAACCACACAAGCCACATCCGccaaagaagaagaacaaaag ACCAAgagaggtggtggtggtgaaggGGAAGTTGAAGCTGTGCTCAGTTCCGGGTTTCGTGGCCATACTCGGAATCTTGGTCCTgctagtgggtggtgtcatggctGCTTTGGGGTACTGGCCTCGTGACGGGCTTTTCCTCAGTGCTCTGCCACAGGGGGACACTGCTATGGCCTCAGTGTTGTCCAGCAGCTCCACACCAGCACTTGCTGATGCCCag CAAGAGTGGAGGGTGGAGGAGTCTAAAGGAGATGGAGGAAAAGGAGGTAGTAAAGGTTTTAACCAAACCAATACCATCAATGGGACAACGCCGAGGGCCCTGCCAGGCTTTTTGGAGGATTTTCTGGACAG GTACCTGTACTCTGACAGGCTGAAGGTGTTTGGCCCGCTCGTCATGGGAATCGGGATCTTCCTTTTCATCTGTGCCAACGCTGTCCTGCACGAGAACCGTGACAGGAAGACGAAGGTGATCAACCTGCGGGACATCTATTCCACCGTCATCGACCACCACACCCACCAGAAACCTGCTTCCTCTGGCTCCACCCACTCCAACCCCCTTAATGGCCTTGTTAATTACGTCCAGTCAAAGAGCCTAGAGACCAAGACCAGGATGAACCTCCCCTCTCCCCTGACTCGGCAGGAGGCAGGGAGAGCTGCTGGGgctggagatggaggaggagtcTTTAGTATCTACCAGGACCCGCTAGATGCTCTTCCTCCCTCGTCCTCCTATAGCCCGCCCAATATCTCCTGTTGGTTATCCCATCAGAAGGAGGTGCTTAGCTCCTTCACTTTACCCCTGCACCGGTCACGCCCCCTCAGTCCACCACGGAGGCACTCGATGTGGGGCGGGAGCAGGAGAGGCTGGGGTGGAGTcaatggaggagaggaggaagagtggAGGATGTGGGGAGATAGACAGGAGGAGAAAGTCTGTGTACGCCCACCACTTCCCGGTTGCAGCCCCATTCCACCCTCATGCAGACTCCTGCAGGAGCTGTCTTCAGGAGGCTCCCAAGCCCTGCTCCTCCTAAACCCTTCCCACCTGTCTCTCTCCTCCCTGTCCCACCTTCTCTCTTCCCCTTCCTCTCCACCAGCCCATCCACACAGAAGGCTGAGCCTTCCAACCTGCAGCACCAATGTAGGTTACAGCTCACTCAGTCCTAAGGAGGAGTCATGTGACTGGTCTTCCTCACTGGGCGGGGCTGGAATGTCACAGGCAGTGACATCCCAGGTGATAATCCCTGACTGGCAGGGCCTGCAGgtgaggggggaggaggaggaaggctgA